Proteins encoded in a region of the Lysobacterales bacterium genome:
- the recC gene encoding exodeoxyribonuclease V subunit gamma codes for MANVQHIDGRSVGAGLVVYRASRLEALLEPLLELLDAAPPEDVLTPQTVLAAHPGMRHWLTRALAKARGPRGIVANLEVLLPSSFIDRLAQDTLGRQAVSLPQWRSAQLRWQVFDLLDSARADLDAARLASYLDHGAPEDRLRRRFELADRLARLYAQYLVYRPDWLRRWERGERALAHLDSPRARLEGELVAPLWRALKFRLGEHRADILQRLLPRLRALPASTPLHVFGLNHAPPQQLAVLRALADSRLVALYAPDPCREFWGGLSRDLDALAARRAQEAAAIDAAGEGDWFIEQGHPLLARWGRLGQQFFMALSEIDEVAEDLRHWQDRRDPEPVNRLQRLQESLRRLDPGLLREPLDDAIDETRARADDSLRVHACHTRLRELEVLREVLLDATGVGSAGDAALAPGEIVVMAPDIGAYLPLIAAVFGPPGDARARLPYHLADISTARSHRLFAAFRRLLALPATRLSAPELIDLLQQPELARRFGLDAAAVESLADWLQAAGARWGLDAGFRERFDLPALYAHSLAFGMDRLIAGYLIEDAAGEDTPRALTLGDGSELAPVSGLHGPEAEPIGALDALLQALQGLFDLASETLPLARWCERFEALLDALFRTDPEDAPGREAEQLLRQMLQGLAAQPPAAQQATPLPFALARSLLEEALDAVPERQAFLLGGITFCGMVPQRAIPFGLVAVLGLNEGEFPRRGADGGLDLMRAAPRLYDREQRSDDRYLFLETVMSARQRLHFSYLGRAVKDGAPRNPSAPLAELLALLDLHCGVDIDDAQRDRPWCVEHPLQPFDARYFDGSDARLFSHAQAYATLPTRAALAELPPFVDSSACAPAALPAQLGLRELQAFWRDPARQVLTQGLQLHLDALDAQRLPDSEPLEAEIDARERLSDRLFSSLLKRWPQCEVPIEAPAWLRLSGLLPPGRLGQAAWAQERAKLEALLSALRDVERFEDGEAISAPVDVSVAGCRLVGEVAGLHARAGGGHWLLRGFSRTRLKSDESHLLGEDELDFRRRLPLFLDWALLRLATAQGASEIEPLQVLALLDRDAPSPWIDGLNAWDAALCAGDASTRDRMLHHLVQRLTQLLEFWREGQGGRLPYLPRSSWAALCEPVEGKRADSAPYPERLASSVSSAWSGGDQHAGEADYGPGYARLLVGALDTEPGSEDIARLLDFAQRLLGCITLVAPERSRLA; via the coding sequence GTGGCGAACGTGCAGCACATCGATGGGCGCAGCGTCGGCGCGGGGCTGGTGGTGTATCGCGCCAGCCGGCTGGAAGCCCTGCTCGAACCGCTGCTGGAGCTGCTCGATGCCGCACCGCCCGAGGACGTGCTGACCCCGCAGACCGTGCTGGCCGCGCACCCGGGCATGCGCCATTGGCTGACGCGGGCGCTGGCGAAAGCGCGCGGGCCGCGCGGCATCGTCGCCAATCTGGAGGTGCTGCTGCCGAGCAGCTTCATCGACCGGCTGGCGCAGGACACGCTGGGCCGGCAGGCGGTGTCGCTGCCGCAGTGGCGCAGCGCGCAGCTGCGCTGGCAGGTCTTCGATCTGCTGGACAGCGCGCGTGCCGATCTCGACGCCGCGCGCTTGGCCTCCTACCTCGACCACGGTGCGCCGGAGGATCGCCTGCGCCGGCGCTTCGAGCTGGCCGACCGGCTGGCGCGGCTGTACGCGCAGTACCTGGTCTACCGCCCTGACTGGCTGCGCCGCTGGGAGCGCGGCGAGCGCGCGCTGGCGCATCTCGATTCGCCGCGGGCGCGACTTGAGGGCGAGCTGGTCGCGCCGCTGTGGCGGGCGCTGAAGTTCCGCTTGGGCGAGCACCGCGCGGACATTCTGCAGCGTCTGCTGCCGCGCCTGCGCGCGCTGCCGGCGAGCACGCCGCTGCACGTGTTCGGCCTGAACCACGCGCCGCCGCAGCAGCTGGCGGTACTGCGCGCGCTGGCCGACTCACGACTGGTCGCGCTGTACGCGCCCGACCCCTGCCGCGAGTTCTGGGGTGGCCTGAGCCGCGACCTTGATGCGCTGGCCGCGCGCCGCGCGCAGGAGGCCGCGGCCATCGACGCCGCCGGCGAGGGCGACTGGTTCATCGAGCAGGGCCACCCGCTGCTGGCGCGCTGGGGCCGGCTGGGCCAGCAGTTCTTCATGGCGCTGTCGGAGATCGACGAGGTCGCCGAAGACCTGCGCCACTGGCAGGACCGCCGCGATCCCGAGCCCGTGAATCGCCTGCAGCGCCTGCAGGAAAGCCTGCGTCGACTCGATCCCGGCCTGCTGCGCGAGCCGCTGGACGACGCCATCGATGAAACCCGCGCACGCGCCGACGACAGCCTGCGCGTGCACGCCTGCCACACGCGGCTGCGCGAGCTCGAAGTGCTGCGCGAGGTGCTGCTCGATGCCACCGGCGTCGGCAGCGCTGGCGATGCGGCGCTGGCACCCGGCGAGATCGTGGTGATGGCGCCCGACATCGGCGCCTACCTGCCGCTGATTGCCGCCGTGTTCGGACCACCCGGCGACGCGCGCGCGCGCCTGCCTTACCACCTCGCCGACATCAGCACCGCCCGCAGCCACCGCCTGTTCGCGGCCTTCCGCCGCCTGCTTGCGCTGCCCGCCACGCGCTTGTCCGCGCCCGAACTGATCGACCTGCTGCAGCAGCCGGAGCTGGCGCGCCGCTTCGGGCTTGATGCCGCAGCGGTGGAATCGCTGGCCGACTGGCTGCAGGCGGCGGGCGCGCGCTGGGGCCTCGATGCCGGCTTTCGCGAACGCTTCGATCTGCCGGCGCTGTACGCGCACAGCCTGGCCTTCGGCATGGACCGGCTGATTGCGGGCTATCTGATCGAAGACGCCGCCGGCGAGGACACACCGCGCGCACTCACCCTGGGCGACGGCAGCGAACTCGCCCCGGTGTCCGGCCTGCACGGTCCCGAGGCCGAGCCGATCGGCGCGCTCGATGCACTGCTGCAGGCCCTGCAGGGCCTGTTCGATCTGGCCTCTGAGACCCTGCCGCTGGCGCGCTGGTGCGAGCGCTTCGAGGCCCTGCTCGACGCGCTGTTCCGCACCGACCCCGAGGACGCCCCGGGACGCGAAGCCGAGCAGCTGCTGCGGCAGATGCTGCAGGGTCTGGCTGCGCAACCGCCGGCCGCGCAGCAGGCCACGCCCCTGCCCTTTGCGCTGGCGCGCAGCCTGCTGGAGGAAGCGCTGGACGCGGTGCCCGAGCGCCAGGCCTTTCTGCTCGGCGGCATCACTTTCTGCGGCATGGTGCCGCAGCGTGCGATTCCTTTTGGCCTGGTCGCCGTGCTGGGCCTGAACGAAGGCGAGTTCCCGCGCCGGGGCGCCGACGGCGGGCTCGACCTGATGCGCGCAGCGCCGCGCCTGTACGACCGCGAGCAGCGCAGCGACGACCGCTATCTGTTTCTGGAGACGGTGATGTCGGCGCGGCAGCGCCTGCACTTCAGCTACCTCGGCCGGGCGGTGAAGGACGGCGCGCCGCGCAACCCGTCGGCGCCGCTGGCTGAGCTGCTGGCCCTGCTCGACCTGCACTGCGGTGTCGACATCGACGATGCGCAGCGCGACCGCCCGTGGTGCGTCGAGCATCCGCTGCAGCCCTTCGATGCGCGCTACTTCGACGGCAGCGATGCGCGCCTGTTCTCGCATGCGCAGGCCTACGCCACGCTGCCCACGCGCGCGGCCCTGGCCGAGCTGCCGCCCTTCGTCGACAGCAGCGCCTGCGCGCCTGCCGCGCTGCCCGCCCAGCTCGGCCTGCGCGAGCTGCAGGCCTTCTGGCGCGACCCGGCGCGACAGGTGCTGACGCAGGGCCTGCAGCTGCATCTCGATGCGCTCGACGCGCAGCGCCTGCCCGACAGCGAGCCGCTGGAAGCGGAAATCGATGCGCGCGAGCGCCTGTCGGATCGTTTGTTCAGCAGCCTGCTCAAACGCTGGCCGCAGTGCGAGGTGCCGATCGAGGCGCCGGCCTGGCTGCGCCTGTCGGGCCTGCTGCCACCCGGTCGACTCGGGCAGGCGGCCTGGGCGCAGGAGCGCGCCAAGCTCGAGGCCCTGCTGTCGGCGCTGCGCGACGTTGAACGCTTCGAGGACGGCGAGGCGATCAGTGCGCCGGTCGACGTCAGCGTCGCCGGCTGTCGGCTGGTCGGCGAGGTCGCTGGCCTGCATGCGCGCGCAGGCGGCGGCCACTGGCTGCTGCGCGGCTTTTCGCGTACGCGCTTGAAAAGCGACGAGAGCCATCTGCTGGGCGAGGACGAGCTCGACTTCCGCCGCCGGCTGCCGCTGTTCCTCGACTGGGCCCTGCTGCGCCTGGCGACGGCGCAGGGCGCGTCGGAGATCGAACCCCTGCAGGTGCTGGCGCTGCTCGACCGCGACGCGCCCAGCCCGTGGATCGATGGGCTGAACGCCTGGGATGCCGCACTGTGTGCGGGCGATGCGTCGACGCGGGATCGCATGCTGCACCATCTCGTTCAGCGGCTGACGCAGCTGCTTGAGTTCTGGCGCGAGGGCCAGGGCGGGCGCCTGCCCTACCTGCCGCGCTCCAGCTGGGCGGCGCTGTGCGAGCCGGTCGAGGGCAAGCGCGCCGATTCCGCGCCGTATCCCGAGCGCCTTGCCAGCAGCGTCAGCAGCGCATGGAGCGGCGGCGATCAGCATGCAGGCGAAGCGGACTACGGCCCCGGCTACGCGCGCCTCTTGGTCGGCGCGCTCGACACCGAGCCCGGCAGCGAAGACATCGCCCGCCTGCTCGACTTCGCGCAGCGGCTGCTGGGCTGCATCACCCTGGTCGCACCGGAGCGATCGCGGCTTGCCTGA
- a CDS encoding diguanylate cyclase, producing MADTSVFPGRLRWPQPWLLLILAAGVGGLSLLSLAFVTIEGIPLLWLSSGFAVGLLVASAAPLRAATLGVLLLALALPAWQLGEPPLSALGYALIHSLETVLVVWGVRRYGGRLMVVEEVLRSSLVAGMATLAACTLATLLAMLLRAATRGADAVDLAAILSWFASHLIGLVVVAGLITVGLAQTARWRRRRLRDPGFLLAWCLLLLALLSVLGSGLYALLFLPFLPMLWLAFRYGLPGALLAAVTVVLVSAAAAVLGRFAPTLPGLEGALSAALFPQLYALTACLMMLPMAVMMTERAHLASRLKHSEARYRLMADHARDLVVRLRADGGRSYVSQAARSLLGYSPEELAEPRRELFHAEDDPVIRATLAPLFASAGSASIQFRMRHREGHWVWLEALAVSVPAERGEGFDIVYSARDISARVAAEQALQAQARTDALTGLPNRREFNERLQRALQRARRSGLAVAVFALDLDHFKAINDELGHAAGDEALRDFAARMRPTLREADVLARLGGDEFALLMENLAGSAECEAAARRFLAGMRPPYRVAGEARMLGVSIGIALGRGALDADAMLAAADAALYRVKQSGRGRYQLVELVASSAS from the coding sequence ATGGCAGACACGTCCGTATTTCCCGGCAGGCTTCGATGGCCGCAGCCCTGGCTGCTGCTGATCCTGGCTGCCGGCGTGGGCGGGCTCAGCCTGCTGTCCCTGGCCTTCGTCACCATCGAGGGCATTCCCCTGCTGTGGCTGTCGAGCGGTTTCGCGGTCGGCCTGCTGGTGGCTTCAGCGGCGCCGCTGCGCGCTGCGACGCTCGGCGTGCTGCTGCTGGCCCTGGCCCTGCCCGCGTGGCAACTCGGAGAACCACCGCTGTCGGCGCTCGGCTATGCGCTGATCCACAGCCTGGAGACGGTGCTGGTGGTCTGGGGCGTGCGTCGCTACGGCGGGCGCCTGATGGTGGTCGAAGAAGTGCTGCGCTCCTCGCTCGTGGCCGGCATGGCGACCTTGGCTGCCTGCACCCTGGCCACCCTGCTGGCTATGCTGCTGCGTGCCGCAACGCGCGGCGCGGACGCAGTCGATCTGGCGGCCATCCTCAGCTGGTTCGCCTCGCACCTGATCGGCCTCGTCGTGGTCGCCGGCCTGATCACCGTTGGGCTCGCGCAGACCGCGCGCTGGCGGCGTCGGCGTCTGCGCGATCCCGGCTTCCTGCTGGCGTGGTGTCTGCTGCTGCTGGCGCTGCTGAGCGTGCTCGGCTCCGGTCTCTACGCGCTGCTGTTCCTGCCGTTCCTGCCGATGCTGTGGCTGGCGTTCCGCTACGGCCTGCCCGGCGCCCTGCTGGCCGCCGTCACCGTCGTGCTGGTAAGCGCCGCGGCGGCGGTGCTGGGCCGCTTCGCGCCCACGTTGCCGGGGCTGGAGGGTGCGCTCAGTGCGGCCCTGTTCCCGCAGCTCTACGCCCTGACCGCCTGCCTGATGATGCTGCCGATGGCGGTGATGATGACCGAGCGCGCCCACCTCGCCAGCCGGCTGAAACACAGCGAGGCGCGCTACCGCCTGATGGCCGACCATGCCCGCGATCTGGTCGTGCGCCTGCGCGCCGATGGCGGCCGCAGTTATGTCTCCCAGGCCGCGCGCAGCCTGCTCGGCTACAGCCCGGAGGAGCTGGCCGAGCCGCGGCGCGAGCTGTTCCACGCCGAGGACGATCCAGTGATCCGCGCCACGCTCGCACCGCTGTTCGCCAGCGCCGGCAGCGCTTCCATCCAGTTCCGCATGCGCCATCGCGAAGGCCACTGGGTGTGGCTGGAGGCGCTGGCCGTCAGCGTGCCGGCCGAGCGTGGCGAGGGCTTCGACATCGTCTACTCGGCCCGCGACATCAGCGCGCGGGTGGCGGCCGAGCAGGCCCTGCAGGCGCAGGCGCGCACCGATGCGCTGACCGGCCTGCCCAACCGCCGCGAGTTCAACGAGCGCCTGCAGCGCGCCCTGCAGCGTGCGCGTCGATCGGGGCTGGCGGTTGCCGTGTTCGCGCTCGATCTCGATCACTTCAAGGCGATCAACGACGAGCTGGGCCACGCCGCCGGCGACGAGGCCCTGCGCGACTTCGCCGCGCGCATGCGCCCGACCCTGCGCGAGGCCGATGTGCTGGCCCGGCTCGGCGGTGACGAGTTCGCCCTGCTGATGGAGAACCTGGCCGGCAGCGCGGAGTGCGAGGCCGCGGCGCGCCGCTTTCTGGCCGGCATGCGGCCGCCGTACCGGGTGGCCGGCGAGGCGCGAATGCTCGGCGTCAGCATCGGCATCGCGCTGGGGCGCGGCGCCCTCGATGCGGATGCGATGTTGGCCGCTGCGGATGCGGCCCTGTACCGGGTCAAGCAGAGTGGCCGTGGTCGCTACCAGCTCGTCGAGTTGGTCGCGTCGTCGGCGTCGTAA
- a CDS encoding RNA polymerase sigma factor, which produces MATPAAATAASGTLLFRLDGAQDLDRAAADADHQRRAALDAFLRGVERRALRMAELSCGQREDALDIVQDAMLGFARRYAGHEPADWPPLFYRVLDSRILDHHRRSQVRSRWRLWLKPRDDDDDADPLQQVADPQQPEPWLRLSDERLMGDLETALRALPLRQRQCFLLRIWEGLDVAQTAAAMQCGEGSVKTHLSRALARLREHLAEHR; this is translated from the coding sequence ATGGCCACCCCTGCCGCTGCGACGGCCGCTTCTGGCACGCTGCTGTTCCGTCTCGATGGAGCCCAGGACCTGGACCGCGCCGCTGCCGACGCCGACCATCAACGCCGGGCCGCGCTCGATGCCTTCCTGCGCGGCGTCGAGCGGCGCGCACTGCGCATGGCCGAGCTGAGCTGCGGCCAGCGCGAGGATGCGCTCGACATCGTCCAGGACGCGATGCTCGGCTTCGCGCGCCGCTACGCCGGCCATGAGCCCGCGGACTGGCCGCCGCTGTTCTACCGCGTGCTCGACAGCCGCATCCTCGACCACCACCGGCGCAGCCAGGTGCGCTCGCGCTGGCGGCTGTGGCTCAAACCGCGCGACGACGACGACGACGCGGATCCGCTGCAGCAGGTCGCCGACCCGCAGCAGCCCGAACCCTGGCTGCGGCTGTCCGATGAGCGCCTGATGGGCGATCTGGAGACCGCCCTGCGCGCCCTGCCCCTGCGCCAGCGTCAGTGCTTCCTGCTGCGCATCTGGGAGGGCCTCGACGTGGCCCAGACCGCCGCCGCCATGCAGTGCGGCGAGGGCAGCGTCAAAACCCATCTCTCGCGGGCGCTGGCGCGTCTGCGCGAACATCTGGCCGAACACCGCTGA
- a CDS encoding DUF3106 domain-containing protein — MNRRFHRLTAFARAALLSLALLAAPAVQAEDTAFSALPPAEQRVLTPFADSWDSLDAATREQLRRGAQRWVSMSPEQRARAAERLAEWQRLPPEQRQRLREAHQRYRALTPEQQQRLQQRFREFQNLPPEQRRELRRRFEAMSPAERRAFVQGAEAMRRSGQARPPGPFAHLPPEQREASWAMVRSLSPEARRALRAEFETLPAEQREVLRQELMAMTPAEREARLLRR, encoded by the coding sequence ATGAACCGCCGATTCCACCGATTAACCGCCTTCGCACGCGCGGCGCTGCTGAGCCTGGCGCTGCTGGCGGCGCCAGCGGTGCAGGCTGAGGACACCGCGTTTTCCGCACTGCCGCCCGCGGAGCAGCGCGTGCTGACGCCCTTTGCCGACAGCTGGGACAGCCTGGATGCCGCGACCCGCGAGCAGCTGCGCCGCGGCGCCCAGCGCTGGGTGAGCATGAGCCCCGAGCAGCGCGCGCGCGCCGCCGAGCGTCTGGCCGAATGGCAGCGCCTGCCGCCCGAGCAGCGCCAGCGACTGCGTGAGGCCCATCAACGCTACCGGGCACTTACTCCAGAGCAGCAACAGCGCCTGCAGCAGCGCTTCCGCGAGTTCCAGAACCTGCCGCCCGAGCAGCGCCGCGAACTGCGCCGCCGCTTCGAGGCGATGAGCCCGGCCGAGCGTCGCGCCTTCGTGCAGGGCGCCGAGGCCATGCGCCGCAGCGGCCAGGCGCGTCCGCCCGGCCCCTTTGCCCACCTGCCGCCCGAACAGCGCGAAGCCAGCTGGGCGATGGTCCGCAGCCTGAGCCCGGAAGCCCGACGCGCGCTGCGCGCCGAGTTCGAGACCCTGCCCGCCGAGCAGCGCGAAGTGCTGCGGCAAGAATTGATGGCGATGACGCCGGCCGAGCGCGAGGCGCGGCTGCTGAGGCGCTAG